The Lactuca sativa cultivar Salinas chromosome 2, Lsat_Salinas_v11, whole genome shotgun sequence genome includes a window with the following:
- the LOC111903094 gene encoding 60S ribosomal protein L26-1: protein MKYNPRVTSSRRKCRKAHFSAPSSVRRVLMSAPLSTELRSKYNVRSIPVRKDDEVQVVRGTYKGREGKVVQVYRRKWVIHIERITREKVNGQTVNVGINPSKVVVTKLKLDKDRKSLLDRKAKGRSADKSKGKFTEDDVAAGASLQEID from the coding sequence ATGAAGTACAATCCAAGAGTCACCAGCTCTCGCCGGAAATGTAGGAAGGCGCACTTCTCCGCGCCATCCAGCGTCCGCCGTGTGTTGATGAGCGCACCCCTTTCTACAGAGCTGCGCAGCAAGTACAACGTCCGGTCAATCCCAGTCCGAAAAGACGATGAGGTACAGGTTGTTCGTGGTACCTACAAGGGCCGTGAAGGTAAGGTTGTTCAGGTCTACCGTCGCAAGTGGGTTATCCATATCGAGCGGATCACTCGTGAGAAGGTTAATGGGCAAACAGTCAATGTAGGCATCAACCCTTCAAAGGTTGTCGTCACTAAGCTCAAGCTTGATAAGGACAGGAAGTCGTTGCTTGACCGGAAGGCGAAGGGCCGTTCCGCTGATAAGTCAAAGGGAAAGTTCACCGAGGATGATGTAGCCGCCGGTGCCTCTCTCCAAGAGATCGATTAG